One genomic region from Rhodoligotrophos appendicifer encodes:
- a CDS encoding AMP-binding protein, translating to MTTLSRKLVQQAETRGSKVAVVFDEMELTWAELCDLSLRTSSLLQAQGIGKGDNVALLCGNRPAFLVAWFGLANLGAVTVSLNTGLVGEGLRYSVTQCSAKAVIVERALLEAKRADLEPVLEGRTVIVFEDEADLFARATAFAPAAPYEGQGSNPLSIIYTSGTTGLPKGVLNCHEAFIASGLWMSRFLNIVESDRIMVFLPLFHTNPQMYAVMSALEVGCTLVIRPKFSVSTFFEDARRFECTMFTYVGTVLAMLTSRLREGDSDHSITRCVGGGCPPDVWRAMQERFGITPHELYGMTEVGGWVTGNSSENYRFGSCGTIRPDMDVQVFDQEDKPVAAGTPGEIVVRPKAPFTLLLGYWDNPKANWEASRNFWFHTGDAGQLDDDGYLYFLGRLKEIIRRGGENISPFELETALLDHPDIEDAAVVAVPDPIFGEEIKAVVVAKRAFPPDSIRSFLKGRIADFMLPRYVQFVASIPRTETQKIQRRQLQENNDGMVDLERTRENA from the coding sequence ATGACGACGCTGTCGCGGAAGCTGGTGCAGCAGGCGGAAACGCGCGGCTCGAAGGTCGCCGTCGTCTTCGACGAGATGGAACTGACCTGGGCCGAACTCTGCGATCTCTCGCTGCGGACCTCTTCGCTGCTGCAGGCTCAGGGGATCGGGAAGGGCGACAATGTCGCCCTGCTCTGCGGAAACCGCCCTGCGTTCCTGGTGGCCTGGTTCGGTCTCGCCAATCTCGGGGCCGTGACGGTTTCGCTCAATACGGGGCTCGTCGGAGAGGGATTGCGGTATTCGGTCACGCAATGCAGTGCAAAGGCGGTGATCGTCGAGCGCGCCCTGCTCGAGGCCAAGCGGGCGGACCTGGAACCGGTCCTGGAGGGGCGGACGGTCATCGTTTTCGAGGACGAGGCCGATCTGTTCGCCCGTGCAACGGCGTTTGCGCCCGCCGCTCCTTACGAGGGGCAGGGGTCCAACCCGCTCAGCATCATCTATACATCGGGGACGACGGGGCTGCCCAAGGGCGTCCTGAATTGCCACGAGGCGTTTATCGCGAGCGGGCTGTGGATGTCGCGCTTCCTCAACATCGTCGAGAGCGACAGGATCATGGTGTTCCTGCCGCTGTTCCATACCAATCCGCAGATGTATGCCGTCATGTCGGCGCTGGAAGTCGGCTGCACATTGGTGATCCGGCCGAAGTTCTCGGTCAGCACTTTCTTCGAGGACGCGCGGCGCTTCGAGTGCACGATGTTCACCTATGTGGGCACGGTGCTGGCCATGCTCACCAGCCGCCTCCGGGAGGGGGACAGCGACCACTCGATCACGCGCTGCGTGGGCGGCGGCTGTCCGCCGGATGTGTGGCGGGCGATGCAGGAGCGGTTCGGCATCACTCCGCACGAACTTTACGGCATGACAGAGGTCGGGGGCTGGGTCACCGGAAACAGCTCGGAAAACTACCGCTTCGGCTCCTGCGGGACGATCCGCCCCGACATGGACGTGCAGGTGTTCGACCAAGAGGACAAGCCCGTGGCAGCGGGGACGCCGGGGGAGATCGTGGTGCGGCCGAAGGCGCCCTTCACCCTGCTGCTGGGATATTGGGACAATCCCAAAGCCAATTGGGAGGCCTCGCGAAATTTCTGGTTCCATACCGGTGATGCCGGGCAGCTCGACGACGATGGCTACCTTTATTTTCTCGGGCGGCTGAAGGAGATCATACGGCGCGGCGGGGAGAACATTTCCCCGTTCGAACTCGAGACCGCGCTGCTGGACCATCCGGACATCGAGGACGCTGCGGTCGTCGCGGTGCCGGATCCCATCTTCGGCGAGGAGATCAAGGCCGTGGTCGTGGCGAAGCGGGCGTTTCCGCCGGACAGCATCCGCAGCTTCCTCAAAGGACGCATCGCCGACTTCATGCTGCCCCGCTATGTCCAGTTCGTGGCCAGCATTCCCAGGACCGAGACACAAAAAATCCAGCGGCGGCAGCTGCAAGAAAACAATGACGGAATGGTCGACCTGGAAAGGACACGCGAAAATGCCTAG
- a CDS encoding alpha/beta fold hydrolase, translated as MPRTKGGLHFSVSDCRAPWARDTLPVLFNHGIGTNMDIWAEWVPIVAARHRVVRFDMRGFGQSAVPAEDHVWSMDEMVADLWEVADGAGVERVHLMGESMGGTIVLAAAVARPERVASVSISNASFKGKGLGELAYWRTQFAEGGAEGWSRRMMENRFADGAGEARALTWFQEEQARTRPHVAMGLGGVLAQSDLTEALKSLEMPVSVTLPDSSPFVPVAHGVELKELAKNTRLRVVPGVRHGLPFSHGVEEARHLLAFLDSLDES; from the coding sequence ATGCCTAGGACCAAAGGCGGACTGCACTTTTCCGTCAGCGATTGCCGCGCCCCATGGGCCAGAGACACTCTTCCCGTGCTGTTCAACCACGGCATCGGCACAAACATGGACATCTGGGCGGAGTGGGTGCCGATCGTCGCCGCCCGCCACCGTGTCGTTCGCTTCGATATGCGAGGCTTCGGCCAGTCGGCCGTGCCCGCGGAGGACCATGTCTGGTCCATGGACGAGATGGTGGCAGACCTCTGGGAGGTGGCGGACGGCGCGGGCGTCGAGAGAGTGCATCTCATGGGCGAGTCCATGGGCGGCACCATCGTGCTGGCGGCGGCCGTGGCGCGGCCCGAGCGGGTCGCCTCGGTGTCGATCTCCAATGCATCCTTCAAGGGGAAAGGCCTGGGAGAGCTGGCCTATTGGCGGACGCAGTTCGCGGAGGGCGGTGCAGAAGGCTGGAGCCGCCGGATGATGGAGAACCGTTTCGCGGACGGTGCGGGGGAGGCAAGGGCGCTCACATGGTTCCAGGAGGAGCAGGCAAGGACGAGGCCGCATGTGGCGATGGGACTCGGCGGGGTACTGGCGCAATCGGATCTGACCGAGGCGCTCAAAAGCCTCGAAATGCCAGTCTCCGTCACTCTTCCGGACTCCAGCCCGTTCGTCCCGGTGGCCCATGGAGTGGAGCTGAAGGAACTGGCGAAGAACACGCGATTGCGCGTTGTTCCCGGTGTGCGCCACGGCCTCCCTTTCTCGCATGGGGTGGAAGAGGCCCGTCATCTGCTCGCCTTTCTCGACAGTCTCGACGAGTCCTGA
- a CDS encoding TRAP transporter large permease, with protein sequence MTIAIGVIVFFLICLACSVPVFVAMGVSALLGNYLLGGSNLLQDAALGAYNALNSFVLLAVPLYILAGTLLQQTGLSDRLFAFAASLVSGIRGGLGVATVIACAIFAAISGSSVATAATIGLVAIPVLTRNGYPLARSGGLIAGGGTLGILIPPSIALLLYGVLTDQSIGALFVAGVIPGVMLALIMAVYTIFMNPRDPDAKQASVKDILKATLDAGAILLLPILIFAGIYTGVATATEVAALAVVYTVMVGLVTRTLGWQQFVKAGLAATHASVMILMLVAFGALMTHFLTVTRVPQALTEVIAGSGLGFFGVLTVMVVFYLILGMFLEALSMMLITIPILYPVAMAAGIHPLAFGIFVVLAIEVAQITPPVGINLFTVSQIGKIPFESMAKAIIPYVVMMILMMYAVAYWQDLATWLPQTMDYGR encoded by the coding sequence ATGACCATTGCCATAGGCGTCATCGTCTTCTTCCTCATCTGTCTTGCCTGCAGCGTGCCGGTGTTCGTGGCCATGGGGGTGAGCGCCCTCCTCGGCAACTACCTGCTCGGCGGATCGAACCTGCTGCAGGATGCGGCGCTCGGGGCCTATAACGCCCTCAACAGCTTCGTGCTGCTGGCCGTGCCACTCTACATTCTCGCAGGGACGCTGCTGCAACAGACGGGGCTGTCCGACAGGCTGTTCGCCTTCGCGGCATCCCTCGTCTCTGGAATCCGCGGCGGATTGGGCGTTGCGACGGTCATCGCCTGTGCGATCTTTGCGGCCATTTCCGGCTCCAGCGTCGCCACGGCGGCGACCATCGGGCTCGTGGCCATACCGGTGCTGACGCGCAACGGCTACCCGCTGGCGCGATCCGGCGGGCTCATCGCCGGCGGCGGCACGCTCGGCATCCTCATTCCACCGTCGATCGCGCTGCTGCTCTATGGGGTGCTCACCGACCAGTCGATCGGCGCGCTGTTCGTCGCCGGGGTCATTCCGGGGGTCATGCTCGCCCTGATCATGGCGGTCTATACGATCTTCATGAATCCGCGCGATCCAGACGCCAAGCAGGCCAGCGTCAAGGACATCCTGAAGGCGACCCTGGATGCAGGCGCGATCCTGCTGCTGCCGATCCTGATCTTCGCGGGCATCTATACGGGCGTCGCCACGGCCACCGAAGTCGCCGCCCTCGCCGTGGTCTATACGGTGATGGTCGGGCTCGTGACGCGGACGCTCGGATGGCAGCAGTTCGTGAAGGCCGGGCTTGCGGCCACACATGCGTCGGTGATGATCCTGATGCTGGTCGCCTTCGGGGCCCTGATGACACATTTCCTAACGGTCACCCGGGTGCCGCAGGCGCTGACGGAGGTGATCGCCGGGTCGGGCCTCGGCTTCTTCGGGGTGCTGACGGTGATGGTGGTCTTCTACCTCATCCTCGGCATGTTCCTCGAAGCGCTTTCAATGATGCTGATCACGATCCCGATCCTTTATCCGGTCGCCATGGCGGCGGGGATCCACCCGCTGGCCTTCGGCATCTTCGTGGTGCTGGCAATCGAAGTCGCACAGATCACGCCGCCGGTGGGCATCAACCTGTTCACCGTCTCGCAGATCGGCAAGATCCCGTTCGAGAGCATGGCCAAGGCGATCATCCCCTATGTCGTGATGATGATCCTGATGATGTACGCCGTCGCCTATTGGCAGGATCTCGCCACATGGCTTCCCCAAACAATGGATTACGGACGATGA
- a CDS encoding TRAP transporter substrate-binding protein: protein MRRFKGLAAAGISATMLLVTASFSAQAQETTVPLATWGGANHIGVRQFVPALEEALKKEQPNTIVLQHFPGGQLAQDKDMPVGIPMGQVKFGWITVNGWSGTVPDTKIMDAPTGLTMAQLDEIIEKPNGLMDVLKTKFEEKNSELLGLADLGPPAVVSKVPLKTPQDFAGKKVRVFSEGQAEAVRSFGGSPVTIPFADVYSAMQYGTVDAAILGFQGVDSQRMYEVSKHVLVPASFLGTTMMGWAANKQWIEGLPEQDRVALEKAVDEASHSNRKAIIAEIDQLTKAYRDRGLEVTILTPDMPEFAAWKEATAPLLKSTLAGLSSDVSALIEAKE from the coding sequence ATGAGACGCTTCAAGGGGCTGGCTGCGGCCGGCATTTCCGCGACGATGCTGCTGGTCACGGCGAGCTTTTCGGCGCAGGCGCAAGAGACGACGGTCCCGCTCGCGACATGGGGCGGCGCCAACCATATCGGCGTCCGTCAATTCGTGCCGGCGCTGGAGGAGGCGCTGAAGAAGGAACAGCCCAATACGATCGTGCTGCAACATTTTCCGGGCGGCCAGCTGGCACAGGACAAGGACATGCCGGTGGGCATTCCCATGGGCCAGGTGAAGTTCGGCTGGATCACCGTCAATGGCTGGTCGGGCACCGTGCCGGACACGAAGATCATGGACGCGCCGACGGGCCTCACCATGGCGCAGCTCGATGAAATCATCGAGAAGCCGAACGGCCTCATGGACGTGCTGAAGACGAAGTTCGAGGAGAAGAACAGCGAACTTCTCGGCCTGGCGGATCTCGGACCTCCCGCAGTGGTGTCGAAGGTGCCGCTGAAGACGCCGCAGGACTTCGCCGGCAAGAAAGTGCGCGTGTTCTCCGAAGGGCAGGCGGAAGCGGTGCGCTCGTTCGGCGGTTCCCCCGTGACGATCCCCTTCGCCGACGTCTATTCAGCGATGCAATATGGGACGGTCGATGCCGCTATTCTGGGCTTCCAGGGCGTCGACAGCCAGCGCATGTATGAGGTGTCGAAGCATGTGCTCGTGCCGGCATCCTTCCTCGGCACCACGATGATGGGCTGGGCTGCGAACAAGCAATGGATCGAAGGCTTGCCCGAGCAAGACCGGGTGGCGCTGGAAAAGGCCGTCGACGAGGCCAGCCACTCCAACCGGAAGGCGATCATCGCAGAGATCGACCAGCTCACGAAGGCCTATCGGGATCGCGGGTTGGAGGTGACCATCCTGACGCCTGACATGCCGGAGTTCGCAGCCTGGAAGGAGGCCACAGCCCCGCTCCTGAAGAGCACCCTGGCCGGGCTCAGCTCGGATGTCTCGGCCCTGATTGAAGCCAAGGAATAA
- a CDS encoding alpha/beta fold hydrolase: protein MPGRWEMTKRARVHGVEVAYEVMGSGPPVVLVHGFPSHSFIWRDVAPKLAETRTVYLYDLPGQGASEKRDGLDVSDPRQARILKLLLEEWRLERPAIVLHDIANSYGMIAYYDEGCRYERIAFVSAAMLNPCVTAATLHAQKYIEAYRTMPTWIYEQILATRVRSTTFKPISDEAFQAYTQPFSGADGQAIWYNRVAQIDPRYTDRLESQLGPLDVPALIIWGTDDTWIPVDQARRLQGILGGVELKLIEGGGHFLMEDAPEAVAAHLAAFLKPDA, encoded by the coding sequence ATGCCTGGCCGTTGGGAGATGACGAAGCGCGCGCGGGTCCACGGGGTCGAGGTGGCCTATGAGGTGATGGGGTCCGGACCTCCCGTCGTCCTGGTTCACGGATTTCCCAGCCATTCCTTCATCTGGCGCGACGTGGCGCCGAAGCTGGCGGAGACGCGGACCGTCTATCTCTACGACCTTCCGGGGCAGGGGGCCTCCGAGAAGCGGGACGGCCTGGATGTGAGCGATCCCCGCCAGGCGCGCATCCTGAAACTGCTGCTGGAGGAATGGCGGCTCGAACGGCCGGCCATCGTGCTGCACGACATCGCCAACAGCTACGGCATGATCGCCTATTACGACGAGGGATGCCGTTACGAGCGGATCGCCTTCGTCAGCGCCGCCATGCTCAATCCCTGCGTGACGGCGGCCACGCTGCATGCACAGAAATATATCGAGGCCTATCGCACGATGCCGACCTGGATCTACGAGCAGATCCTGGCGACGCGGGTGCGCTCAACGACGTTCAAGCCGATCTCGGACGAAGCCTTCCAGGCCTATACCCAGCCCTTCAGCGGCGCCGACGGACAAGCCATCTGGTATAACAGGGTCGCGCAGATCGATCCCCGCTACACGGATAGGCTCGAGAGCCAGTTGGGACCGCTGGATGTGCCGGCGCTGATCATCTGGGGAACCGATGACACGTGGATCCCGGTGGACCAGGCGCGGCGCCTTCAGGGCATTCTCGGTGGCGTCGAGCTGAAACTGATCGAGGGGGGTGGCCACTTCCTGATGGAGGACGCACCGGAGGCGGTGGCGGCGCATCTTGCAGCCTTCCTCAAGCCGGACGCCTAG
- a CDS encoding acyl-CoA dehydrogenase family protein: protein MMQGTLPVDSASLWPALVDEAYVEKIRSYVARVIAPEGDRIDREDIYPVEIMKDLAKQGYSTVVLEPEFGGEGLTYLHAAAVCEEVAVASAAVGVSLITIFQAQTMLRTFGCDSVKRRYLPAFAEGLLSSYALTEASHGSDIRKLDTKARKDGEEWVIQGEKHFITSGSAAEFFIILAQTDVGVSVFAVPRDAKGVSIYEGENSATFGLRNGPHMNVVFDEVRLPADHLIGEEGKGVRQAATVLNHSRTLAGAISLGIARAAFEGALIFARDRVAFDQRVLEFQGIQWYFADMLTEIDAARLLIYRATEALGTKQQVSRWSSEAKLKASVVATAVATQAAQICGAYGIMENAPFGRYLRDAKAYEVAGGSNEILKNTIAKMLLPLSGLTPAKKPT, encoded by the coding sequence ATGATGCAAGGCACCCTTCCCGTCGACAGCGCGTCCCTGTGGCCCGCGCTGGTGGACGAGGCCTATGTGGAGAAGATCCGCAGCTATGTTGCGCGCGTGATCGCGCCAGAGGGCGACCGGATCGACCGCGAGGACATCTATCCCGTCGAGATCATGAAGGACCTAGCGAAGCAGGGCTACAGCACCGTGGTGCTGGAGCCAGAATTCGGCGGGGAGGGATTGACCTATCTGCATGCAGCGGCGGTGTGCGAGGAGGTGGCGGTGGCGAGTGCCGCCGTGGGCGTTTCGCTCATCACCATCTTCCAGGCGCAGACGATGCTCCGGACCTTCGGCTGCGACAGCGTCAAACGGCGCTATCTGCCCGCCTTCGCCGAGGGGCTGCTGTCCTCCTATGCGCTGACCGAGGCGAGCCATGGCAGCGACATCCGCAAGCTGGATACAAAAGCGCGCAAGGATGGCGAGGAATGGGTCATCCAGGGTGAGAAGCATTTCATCACCTCGGGGTCGGCGGCCGAGTTCTTCATCATTCTCGCCCAGACGGATGTCGGCGTTTCGGTCTTCGCCGTGCCGCGGGACGCCAAGGGCGTCTCCATCTATGAGGGCGAGAATTCCGCAACGTTCGGGCTGCGGAACGGTCCGCACATGAATGTCGTCTTCGATGAGGTGAGGCTGCCGGCTGACCATCTCATCGGCGAAGAGGGCAAGGGGGTGCGGCAAGCCGCGACGGTGCTGAACCATTCGCGCACCTTGGCGGGGGCCATCAGCCTGGGGATCGCGCGCGCCGCGTTCGAAGGAGCACTGATCTTTGCGCGAGATCGCGTGGCGTTCGACCAGCGGGTCCTCGAATTCCAGGGCATCCAATGGTATTTCGCCGACATGCTGACGGAGATCGACGCCGCACGGCTGTTGATCTATCGCGCCACCGAGGCGCTGGGGACCAAGCAGCAGGTGTCGCGGTGGAGCAGCGAAGCGAAGTTGAAGGCCTCCGTGGTGGCCACAGCCGTCGCGACCCAGGCCGCGCAGATCTGCGGGGCCTACGGGATCATGGAAAATGCTCCGTTCGGGCGCTATCTCCGGGATGCCAAGGCCTATGAAGTTGCAGGCGGATCAAACGAGATCCTGAAAAACACCATCGCCAAGATGCTCCTGCCGCTGTCCGGCCTGACACCAGCAAAGAAGCCGACCTAA
- a CDS encoding TRAP transporter small permease subunit gives MVDPERPPSPVVRVLERLGDWGGHLATLITWLLAFTVTYDVILRGLGIPTLWAAEVSIYLMIAMAFIGIGATQGVDGHFRVTFLRDLCPPRVRVVLDVFALTLSFAFAIGFTYGAWTLVSFSWMLNFKSSTILQVPMWLLQGMLVVGGVLLCLATLRDLLMVFMHGSAFRDTAGSGEVI, from the coding sequence ATGGTCGATCCGGAAAGGCCCCCCTCACCGGTGGTGAGGGTCTTGGAGCGTCTCGGCGATTGGGGAGGCCATCTGGCCACCCTGATCACCTGGCTGCTGGCCTTCACGGTGACCTATGACGTGATCCTTCGCGGCCTCGGCATTCCCACGCTCTGGGCCGCCGAGGTCAGCATCTATCTGATGATCGCCATGGCGTTCATCGGGATCGGCGCGACGCAGGGAGTCGACGGGCATTTCCGGGTGACGTTCCTGCGAGACCTCTGCCCACCAAGGGTCCGCGTGGTCCTGGATGTGTTCGCCCTTACGCTGAGCTTCGCCTTCGCCATCGGCTTCACCTATGGGGCGTGGACGCTGGTCTCGTTCTCCTGGATGCTGAACTTCAAGAGTTCCACGATCCTGCAGGTCCCGATGTGGCTGCTGCAAGGGATGCTGGTGGTGGGCGGGGTGCTTCTCTGCCTCGCAACCTTGCGTGATCTGCTCATGGTCTTCATGCATGGCAGCGCCTTCCGCGACACAGCGGGATCGGGAGAAGTGATCTAA